In Caretta caretta isolate rCarCar2 chromosome 4, rCarCar1.hap1, whole genome shotgun sequence, one genomic interval encodes:
- the ZAR1 gene encoding zygote arrest protein 1: protein MADEAMDSYLYSAYTPYSYRYQPPKGKGPPGAWRQRGTYFSGYGDTAAAAAAEYFDNYQRAQLKAILSQVNPSLTPRLRKANTKEVGVQVNPRQDASVQCSLGPRTLLLRRRLAPGLPPLRPREQEQGSSATTSGRPVRFPRTIAVYSPMASRRLTTFLEEPEEAGQEAAEEEPEEAAAAEEEEQQRTEAAAVRASWEQPPGSSAEPQEPRPPQQQPPQQEVAEEEAAAAAAPPQEGQQEAPERPAGQPQAAAPQEPEQGKTRLRFQFLEQKYGYYHCKDCNIRWESAYVWCVQGTNKVYFRQFCRTCQKSYNPYRVEDITCQSCKQTRCTCPVKVRHVDPKRPHRQDLCGRCKGKRLSCDSTFSFKYII, encoded by the exons ATGGCGGACGAGGCCATGGATAGTTACCTGTACTCAGCCTACACCCCCTACTCCTATCGCTACCAGCCGCCCAAGGGCAAAGGGCCCCCGGGCGCCTGGCGGCAGCGGGGCACCTACTTCTCGGGCTATGGGGACacggcggcggcggccgcggcCGAGTACTTCGATAACTACCAGCGGGCGCAGCTGAAGGCGATCCTGTCCCAGGTGAACCCCAGCCTGACGCCGCGGCTCCGCAAGGCCAACACCaaggaggtgggggtgcaggtGAACCCGCGGCAGGACGCCTCGGTGCAGTGCTCGCTGGGGCCCCGCACCCTGCTGCTGCGGCGGCGGCTGGCCCCCGGGCTGCCCCCGCTGCGGCCCCGCGAGCAGGAGCAGGGCAGCTCCGCCACCACCAGCGGCCGGCCCGTCCGCTTCCCCAGGACCATCGCCGTCTACTCGCCCATGGCGTCCCGCAGACTCACCACCTTCCTGGAGGAGCCCGAGGAAGCGGGGCAGGAGGCGGCAGAGGAGGAGccggaggaggcggcggcggccgaggaagaggagcagcagcGCACGGAGGCGGCCGCCGTGCGGGCCAGCTGGGAGCAGCCCCCGGGGAGCAGCGCGGAGCCGCAGGAGCCGCGGCcgccccagcagcagcctccgCAGCAGGAGGTAgcggaggaggaggcggcggcggcagctGCCCCGCCGCAGGAAGGCCAGCAGGAGGCCCCCGAGCGCCCGGCGGGGCAGCCCCAGGCCGCAGCCCCTCaggagccggagcagggcaagACCCGCCTGCGCTTCCAG TTTCTGGAGCAGAAGTACGGCTACTACCACTGCAAGGACTGCAACATCCGCTGGGAGAGCGCCTACGTGTGGTGTGTGCAGGGCACCAACAAG gTCTACTTCCGGCAGTTCTGCCGGACGTGTCAGAAATCCTACAACCCCTACCGCGTGGAGGACATCACTTGCCAG AGCTGTAAGCAGACCAGATGCACCTGCCCTGTGAAAGTGCGCCATGTGGACCCCAAGAGACCCCATCGTCAAGATCTCTGTGGGAGATGCAAAGGCAAACGTCTTTCCTGTGATAGTACATTTAGtttcaaatatattatttga
- the SLC10A4 gene encoding sodium/bile acid cotransporter 4, giving the protein MDSSWVENGTLSPFASLSPEPENSSSGSPSPSSRVPQAGRGPGGSPPFWDTPLNQGLSVFVGLALCTTMLGLGCTVELSQLGGQLRRPVGVLLALLCQFLLMPLLAFLLALLFALDEVAAVAVLLCGCCPGGNLSNIMSLLVDGDMNLSIIMTASSTLLALLLMPLCLWIYSRAWINTPLVQLLPLGAVSLTLCSTLLPIGAGVFIRYKYARVADLLLKVSLWSLLVTLVLLFILTGTMLGPELLASIPASVYIVALLMPLAGYASGYGLATLFHLPPHCKRTVSLETGCQNVQLCTAILKLTFPPHLIGSMYMFPLLYALFQAAEAGLFVLVYKMYGRDTYKQDPLNEDEDTDISYKKLKEEEMADTSYGTVTTEEHNSILMETAQTAL; this is encoded by the exons ATGGACAGCTCCTGGGTGGAGAACGGGACTCTTTCCCCCTTCGCTTCGCTCTCCCCGGAGCCCGAGaacagcagcagcggcagccccagcccctccagccGGGTGCCGCAGGCaggcagggggccggggggcagCCCCCCGTTCTGGGACACCCCTCTGAACCAGGGTTTGAGCGTGTTCGTGGGGCTGGCGCTGTGCACCACCAtgctgggcttgggctgcacCGTGGAGCTGAGCCAGCTCGGGGGGCAGCTGCGGCGGCCGGTGGGGGTGCTGCTGGCGCTGCTCTGCCAGTTTCTGCTCATGCCCCTGCTGGCCTTCCTGCTGGCGCTGCTCTTCGCCCTGGACGAGGTGGCAGCAGTGGCCGTGCTGCTGTGCGGCTGCTGCCCCGGGGGGAACCTCTCCAACATCATGTCCCTGCTGGTCGACGGAGACATGAACCTCAG taTTATCATGACCGCCTCATCCACCCTGCTGGCCCTGCTGCTGATGCCTCTGTGCCTGTGGATATACAGCCGCGCCTGGATCAACACGCCTCTGGTGCAGCTGTTGCCCCTGGGGGCCGTGAGTCTGACCCTATGCAGCACTTTGCTCCCCATCGGCGCAGGAGTTTTCATCCGCTATAAGTACGCAAGGGTCGCCGACCTCTTGCTCAAG GTTTCCTTGTGGTCCCTTTTAGTGACTTTGGTGCTTCTTTTCATTCTGACTGGCACTATGTTGGGACCTGAGCTGCTGGCAAGTATCCCTGCGTCCGTCTACATAGTAGCACTCTTGATGCCCTTAGCAGGCTATGCCTCAGGATATGGCTTAGCTACTTTATTTCACCTGCCACCTCATTGCAAGAGGACAGTGTCTTTGGAAACAGGATGTCAAAATGTCCAGCTCTGCACGGCTATACTAAAACTAACCTTTCCACCACATCTCATAGGAAGTATGTATATGTTTCCCTTGCTTTATGCACTTTTCCAGGCTGCAGAAGCAGGACTTTTTGTGTTAGTGTACAAGATGTACGGAAGAGATACCTATAAACAAGATCCCCTAAATGAAGATGAAGACACAGATATTTCTTACAAGAAACTGAAAGAGGAGGAAATGGCAGACACCTCATACGGCACGGTGACTACAGAGGAACACAATTCTATTCTGATGGAGACTGCACAAACTGCACTGTAG